The genomic interval CTTTTCCAGTGTCAAGGAACAGCCCGCTCTAAGCTGTTACCACACACCATCAAGACTCAAGAAAGACGAGATCCTTACCCCGCATGAGTGCCTGAGATGAGATTCTTGTCCCCTCTGATTTAACCTTGACGTATGGAATATACTTTTCATATTGTTATGCTTGTTGACAAAGTTAGTTGAATTTCTGCCAATACAATACCATGAAGCTGTCGAAGAAAAGTGAGTACGGTCTGAGAGCTTTACTCGAACTCACGCTCGCACATGGACGAACGACACTCCAGCGGCACGACATTGCTGATCGGCAACACATCCCGATCGAATTCTTAGAGCAAATTCTCCTCACGCTCAAGCGAGCCGGATTGATTTCCAGTCGACGTGGTGTAAAGGGCGGATATGTCCTCATCAAACAACCAAAGGAAATTACGCTAGGACAGGTCATACGCACCCTCGATGGTCCGCTTGCCCCGATCGGATGCGTGAGCAAGACAGCCTATCAAAAGTGTCGTGAGTGTCCCTATGCGGAGAAGACCCGGTGTCCAGTGCAACAGGTGATGGGAACCGTTCGTGATGCCATCGCCGGGATCCTCGACTATTACACCCTTGCCGACTTTGCATCCGACGGTCTCAAGGACTAACACTCCATGGATGATGTTGTCGTTCTTGTCGTCATTACCTTTGTGGCTTCCATCGTGAATGGAGCCCTTGGATACGGCTTTTCCTCGATTACCGTTCCTGTGGCCCTCTTGTTCTACACCAATCGTATCTTGAACCCAGCACTCGTACTCGTTGAGCTCGTGATCAACGCCTATGTGCTTTTTATCAACCGACGCAGTATCCCCAATATTTTCTGGCGGGTGGCTCCAATTCTGGGTGGTCTAGCGGTCGGCGTCGGCATCGGGAGCTATCTTCTCTCCCTCGTGGACCCAGCGTGGATCAAGTTCGTCACCTATTTTTTTCTGTTACCCTTGATTCTGCTCCAAGCCGCAGGCATTCGCAAACCCATCCAGGCTGAAAAAGTCATCGCCGTACCGTTTGGACTAGGACTCGGCACCCTCTACTCCGTGACCACCATTTCCGGTCCCCCGTTAGCTCTCCTCTTCAATAATCAAGGTTATCCCAAACAGGATTTCCGCGCCGCGCTGGGCATCATC from Nitrospira sp. carries:
- a CDS encoding Rrf2 family transcriptional regulator, whose translation is MKLSKKSEYGLRALLELTLAHGRTTLQRHDIADRQHIPIEFLEQILLTLKRAGLISSRRGVKGGYVLIKQPKEITLGQVIRTLDGPLAPIGCVSKTAYQKCRECPYAEKTRCPVQQVMGTVRDAIAGILDYYTLADFASDGLKD
- a CDS encoding sulfite exporter TauE/SafE family protein, encoding MDDVVVLVVITFVASIVNGALGYGFSSITVPVALLFYTNRILNPALVLVELVINAYVLFINRRSIPNIFWRVAPILGGLAVGVGIGSYLLSLVDPAWIKFVTYFFLLPLILLQAAGIRKPIQAEKVIAVPFGLGLGTLYSVTTISGPPLALLFNNQGYPKQDFRAALGIIRLAESSLTAIAYGLIGFYSAGSMEIIPYIVPSVIVGIPLGTFLIRLMDPETFRRICMAFDGLIVGFGLSRVLGELDLASPVTTYVILAIVILVNGVLLLRFFKERTDPQRVRP